A genomic stretch from Candidatus Brocadiaceae bacterium includes:
- a CDS encoding reverse transcriptase domain-containing protein: MHHAFDEWIERHFPYVKFERFADDGLVHCRSLKQAEDVLAAIKKRLKECGLELHPEKTKIVYCKDVDRKGSHEHESFDFLGYTFCPRLSKNRYGKTFVNFTPAISNNAANRIRKEIRSWQIHLRSDKNLTDLAKMFRSQVQGWVNYYGHYYKSAMYPFLRNIERYLIRWATRKYKRLRRHRRMAKYWLGRIRLREPNLFVHWRLGLGSPVCV, from the coding sequence ATGCATCATGCATTTGATGAATGGATTGAAAGGCATTTTCCGTATGTGAAGTTCGAGCGGTTTGCTGATGATGGTTTGGTACACTGCCGATCCCTGAAGCAGGCGGAGGATGTTTTGGCAGCAATCAAGAAACGCTTGAAGGAGTGTGGACTTGAATTGCATCCGGAGAAGACAAAGATCGTTTACTGTAAAGATGTTGATCGAAAAGGGTCACATGAGCATGAAAGTTTTGACTTTCTGGGATATACATTTTGTCCCAGATTATCGAAGAACAGATACGGTAAAACATTTGTCAACTTTACGCCTGCGATCAGTAATAATGCGGCAAACAGGATACGCAAAGAAATCAGGAGTTGGCAAATCCACCTTCGGAGTGATAAGAACCTCACAGACCTTGCGAAGATGTTCAGATCTCAGGTTCAGGGATGGGTGAACTACTATGGACATTATTATAAATCGGCCATGTATCCGTTTTTGAGAAATATAGAGAGATATCTGATTCGTTGGGCAACACGGAAATACAAACGACTTAGAAGACATAGACGGATGGCAAAATATTGGTTGGGAAGAATACGATTACGTGAACCCAATTTGTTTGTTCATTGGAGGTTAGGTCTTGGGTCGCCTGTCTGCGTGTAA
- a CDS encoding helix-turn-helix domain-containing protein — protein sequence MILLSETGTPVNQIAEELNTYPNKIIYWRQRYIMHRIDGLEDKHRSGRPPIYDETFRNTVLKLLSNLPPKGLAHWDGPALAKELVCQLMPYG from the coding sequence ATGATACTGCTTAGCGAAACAGGAACTCCCGTAAACCAAATAGCGGAGGAACTGAATACGTATCCAAACAAAATCATATATTGGCGGCAAAGATATATCATGCACAGAATAGATGGCTTGGAAGATAAACATCGTTCAGGTCGTCCGCCCATATACGATGAAACATTTCGCAATACCGTTTTAAAGCTTTTAAGCAATCTTCCTCCAAAAGGCTTGGCACATTGGGATGGCCCAGCATTAGCTAAGGAATTGGTGTGTCAGTTGATGCCGTATGGATGA
- a CDS encoding C4-type zinc ribbon domain-containing protein gives MSERIEVLRRLQAVDTQLRRLESNKLYRASDVQKKQKQIQLKKAELSNTGEQIKAFRKDVNLKELELKTIEEGINKLLIQMNQVKTNKEYSAIKLEVGGKEADKSVLEDKILSMITQYEEMQQRYTSFEKEIEREESELKELQKRVETDLKVLDKEIVENQEKHKKYADMLDQDTLLQYKRLASHKDAVAVVSVVNKVCQGCFMSVTSQILSQIMSGKDITFCNSCGRILFLDNNEI, from the coding sequence ATGAGTGAGCGGATAGAGGTGCTTCGACGGTTACAAGCTGTAGATACTCAATTGAGAAGATTGGAAAGTAATAAATTATACAGGGCGAGCGATGTTCAAAAAAAACAAAAACAGATTCAACTAAAAAAGGCTGAACTATCAAATACCGGAGAGCAAATAAAGGCATTTCGCAAAGATGTAAATCTTAAAGAACTTGAGTTGAAAACAATAGAGGAAGGTATCAATAAATTATTGATCCAGATGAACCAAGTTAAGACAAATAAAGAATACAGTGCGATAAAACTTGAAGTAGGAGGGAAAGAGGCAGATAAGTCTGTTTTGGAAGATAAAATACTGAGCATGATAACGCAATATGAAGAGATGCAGCAAAGATATACATCTTTTGAAAAGGAAATTGAGCGTGAGGAATCAGAATTAAAGGAACTTCAAAAGCGCGTTGAAACCGATTTGAAAGTATTGGACAAGGAGATTGTCGAAAATCAGGAAAAACACAAGAAGTATGCGGATATGTTGGATCAGGACACGTTGCTTCAGTACAAAAGATTGGCAAGTCACAAGGACGCTGTGGCAGTAGTAAGTGTCGTTAACAAGGTGTGCCAGGGATGTTTTATGTCTGTAACTTCTCAGATATTAAGTCAAATCATGTCTGGTAAAGATATAACCTTTTGCAATAGTTGCGGGAGAATCTTGTTTCTGGATAATAATGAAATTTAG
- a CDS encoding carboxypeptidase regulatory-like domain-containing protein codes for MKKIFLVTALCLLFCSFTRLITAGDIYGYVYDTNHKGLANVVISIKGGDRVYREKTSANGQYTLSLGEGTHSVIYEKEGYQTKIIDIGLRKNEAKYVEMVIMVIMVPDEIPTNINSD; via the coding sequence ATGAAAAAGATATTTTTAGTAACGGCTTTGTGTTTACTTTTCTGTAGTTTTACAAGGCTAATAACTGCGGGAGATATTTATGGGTATGTATATGATACCAATCATAAAGGCTTAGCCAATGTTGTTATCTCTATTAAAGGTGGCGATAGAGTTTATCGTGAAAAAACATCTGCTAATGGTCAATATACTCTTTCTTTAGGGGAAGGTACCCACTCTGTTATATATGAAAAAGAAGGTTATCAAACCAAAATTATTGATATAGGCTTAAGAAAAAATGAAGCAAAATATGTAGAGATGGTTATAATGGTTATAATGGTTCCAGATGAAATTCCAACAAATATCAATTCTGATTGA
- the hisF gene encoding imidazole glycerol phosphate synthase subunit HisF, with the protein MLAKRIIPCLDVKDGRVVKGTNFLNLRDAGDPVEIAALYDREGADELTFLDITASHEDRNIILDVVRKTAEEVFIPLTVGGGIRTIEDVRRLLNAGTDKVSINTAAVKDPGFITKASRRFGCQCIVVAIDVKRRHNDHGATQWEVFINGGRTPTGLDAVQWAKDVESRGAGELLLTSMDSDGTKNGFDIELNKTISSAVHIPIIASGGAGALEHFYDVFIAGADAALAASIFHYKQINIEEVKTYLQEKGIPIRMDTE; encoded by the coding sequence ATGCTTGCCAAAAGAATCATACCATGCCTGGATGTAAAAGACGGACGTGTTGTGAAAGGAACAAATTTTTTAAATTTACGGGATGCAGGAGATCCTGTAGAGATAGCCGCCTTGTATGATCGTGAAGGAGCAGATGAGCTAACCTTTCTTGACATTACTGCATCGCATGAAGATAGAAACATTATTCTAGACGTTGTAAGAAAGACAGCTGAAGAGGTGTTTATCCCCTTAACCGTTGGGGGAGGTATTCGTACTATTGAAGATGTGCGCAGGTTGCTAAATGCCGGGACAGACAAGGTTTCAATTAATACAGCGGCAGTAAAAGACCCTGGATTTATTACAAAAGCTTCCAGGAGGTTTGGCTGCCAATGTATTGTGGTCGCCATTGATGTGAAAAGGAGACACAATGATCATGGAGCTACTCAATGGGAAGTTTTTATAAACGGGGGCAGGACGCCAACCGGATTAGATGCAGTTCAATGGGCAAAAGATGTCGAGTCAAGAGGCGCGGGTGAGTTACTCCTGACAAGCATGGACTCTGACGGCACAAAGAATGGGTTCGATATTGAACTAAACAAGACGATATCGTCTGCTGTACATATTCCGATTATTGCCTCTGGCGGTGCAGGCGCATTAGAACATTTTTATGATGTTTTTATTGCAGGAGCAGATGCTGCCCTGGCAGCGTCCATTTTTCATTATAAACAGATCAACATCGAAGAAGTAAAAACGTATTTACAGGAAAAGGGGATTCCCATTAGAATGGACACAGAATAA
- a CDS encoding IS630 family transposase, translated as MSVDAVWMILRKEGINLQRQWSWCISTDKVFASKAADIVGLYLNSPLNAVVLCVDEKPSIQALERKTGYIKTDSGKVVRAYKSTYKRHGTLNLFAALKVSTGQIQGKVIETKKREDFQAFMDEIVAEYSPGQEIHVVLDNYCTHKKNEKWLQKIKNVHFHYTPTSASWLNQVEIWFSIFSRKSLRDASFENPRELRQHIEEFIKYYNQNSKPFKWKKREVKRSQLKDNIKNLII; from the coding sequence GTGTCAGTTGATGCCGTATGGATGATTTTGCGCAAAGAAGGGATCAATTTGCAACGTCAATGGTCTTGGTGCATTAGCACAGACAAGGTTTTTGCCAGCAAGGCAGCAGATATCGTTGGATTATATTTAAATTCCCCATTAAACGCCGTTGTCCTTTGTGTCGATGAAAAACCAAGCATTCAAGCCCTTGAGCGTAAAACAGGCTATATAAAAACAGACAGTGGAAAAGTTGTGCGGGCTTACAAGAGCACCTATAAACGACATGGAACCTTGAATCTTTTTGCAGCACTGAAAGTTTCAACCGGGCAAATACAAGGAAAAGTTATTGAGACAAAAAAACGAGAAGACTTCCAAGCCTTTATGGATGAAATTGTCGCCGAGTATTCTCCTGGTCAAGAAATTCATGTTGTTTTAGACAATTATTGTACTCATAAAAAGAATGAAAAATGGTTGCAGAAAATCAAAAATGTCCATTTTCATTATACGCCTACGTCAGCCAGCTGGCTGAACCAGGTAGAAATATGGTTCAGTATCTTTTCAAGAAAATCTCTTCGTGATGCCTCTTTTGAGAATCCTCGCGAATTAAGGCAGCACATAGAAGAATTCATTAAGTATTACAATCAGAATTCAAAACCATTTAAATGGAAAAAAAGAGAAGTTAAAAGATCGCAGCTAAAAGATAATATAAAGAATTTAATTATTTAA
- the ltrA gene encoding group II intron reverse transcriptase/maturase: MKGVEIPKKQGGTRMLGVPTVTDRIAQMTIKLAFEPCVEPYFLEDSYGYRPNKSALDAVGVTRQRCWHYDWVIEYDIKGLFDNIDHELLMKAVRKHTDNKWILLYIERWLKATIQIPGGKIVNRSCGVPQGGVISPVLSNVFLHYVFDMWMTVNHKDKKWSRYADDGIAHCRTKAEAELLLDELKRRFAACGLELHPGKTKVVYCKDSKRKGEHQNTKFTFLGYEFRRRMVRGINNKMFLSFSPAICKEAKKDICRRIRETGVRNRSDLSLLEVANWLNPMISGWINYYGKYNKSALRPVMRQINFTLIKWSTRKYKTFRHSKAKACQFMINTFEKRPYLFAHWKRGVSSSFV; the protein is encoded by the coding sequence GTGAAAGGGGTAGAGATACCAAAGAAACAAGGAGGGACAAGGATGCTTGGTGTTCCAACGGTAACTGACAGAATAGCCCAGATGACAATTAAACTTGCATTTGAACCCTGTGTAGAGCCATACTTTTTGGAAGATTCATATGGATATCGCCCAAATAAGTCTGCATTGGATGCAGTAGGGGTAACACGGCAAAGATGCTGGCACTATGATTGGGTGATAGAGTATGACATCAAAGGTTTATTTGACAACATAGACCACGAATTGCTTATGAAGGCAGTCAGAAAGCATACAGATAATAAGTGGATACTACTTTACATTGAACGTTGGTTAAAAGCAACGATACAAATACCAGGAGGAAAGATTGTCAACCGTTCATGCGGAGTACCGCAGGGAGGAGTGATAAGTCCGGTTCTCAGTAATGTATTTTTACACTATGTATTTGATATGTGGATGACCGTAAACCATAAAGACAAGAAGTGGAGCCGATATGCCGATGATGGAATCGCACACTGCAGAACGAAAGCGGAGGCAGAGTTGTTATTGGACGAGCTTAAACGAAGATTTGCAGCATGTGGGCTTGAATTGCATCCGGGAAAGACGAAGGTAGTATACTGTAAAGATAGTAAGCGTAAAGGCGAGCATCAAAACACAAAGTTTACGTTCTTAGGCTACGAATTTCGCAGAAGAATGGTGAGGGGAATCAATAATAAGATGTTCTTGAGCTTTAGTCCCGCGATCTGCAAAGAAGCTAAGAAAGACATATGTAGAAGGATAAGGGAGACAGGAGTGCGTAACCGGAGTGATTTGAGTCTGCTGGAAGTGGCAAATTGGCTCAATCCCATGATAAGCGGATGGATTAACTACTATGGTAAGTATAATAAATCTGCTTTGAGACCAGTAATGCGCCAAATAAACTTCACGCTAATAAAATGGAGTACACGCAAATATAAGACATTCAGGCACAGCAAGGCGAAAGCTTGTCAATTCATGATAAACACGTTTGAAAAGCGGCCATACTTATTTGCGCATTGGAAACGAGGGGTATCAAGTTCGTTTGTTTGA
- the dnaG gene encoding DNA primase, whose protein sequence is MVNVIPQEKIAEIRHSSDIVHLISEYIQLKRSGRNFIGLCPFHHEKTPSFMVNSEKKIFKCFGCGEGGTVIHFIMKQEGLNFVEAIKLLAARSNIDLSHLLTKKPALSSTEKTSLFHVTNFSANVYQNNLLTVEEAVVARKYLLQRKINERSVKNFRLGYALAGWDSLLKTCKKHTISDDLLEKTGLVVPKKNGNGFYDRFRNRLIFPIFDARKHVIGFGGRALDSSLPKYLNSPETILFDKSNVLYGIDIAKNAILKQRRVILMEGYTDVIMAHQHGINWSVAVLGTSVSRQHLRQLRQYCDQVILLLDSDIAGQKSSDRNLDIFIEEEFDVKIAQLPKGYDPCDYLVAEGAEKFLDAVDHAKDFFRFKIEVARSKWDLSTVNGQANAINDALSTAMKMPDIIKRNVLIKMIAEEMAIDEGTIRSYMKKLNRRPSAFLEKPLVVQQMDSSAKVEREVLYLMLSCNGLIPLVENEIGLKQFRKAGFHKIAEKTFELYRKNNRVVGEEMLHLFDDIQVNNLLMDILTTKEFQNITNFRERLNECIRFFKRRNGRSEIRQTKRKMLETVKTADNNEEDIIALLKEFHKKNRNIHRLKEKIQTNDCF, encoded by the coding sequence ATGGTAAACGTTATTCCACAAGAAAAGATTGCCGAAATACGACATTCCTCGGATATTGTTCACCTCATTTCGGAGTATATTCAACTGAAACGAAGTGGCAGAAATTTTATTGGTTTATGTCCCTTTCATCATGAAAAGACCCCCTCTTTCATGGTCAATTCAGAAAAGAAGATTTTCAAATGTTTTGGATGCGGAGAGGGAGGGACGGTAATTCATTTTATTATGAAACAGGAAGGTCTGAATTTTGTGGAAGCGATAAAATTGTTAGCAGCCAGGTCAAATATTGATCTTTCTCATTTGCTAACAAAAAAGCCGGCTCTCTCTTCGACTGAAAAGACGAGTTTGTTTCATGTGACTAATTTCAGTGCAAATGTTTATCAGAATAATTTACTCACGGTTGAAGAAGCAGTGGTTGCAAGAAAATACCTGCTTCAGCGGAAAATAAATGAACGTTCGGTAAAAAACTTCCGTCTTGGCTATGCATTGGCAGGGTGGGACTCTCTTTTAAAAACATGTAAAAAACATACTATTTCAGATGATTTATTGGAAAAAACGGGGCTGGTTGTTCCTAAAAAGAACGGAAATGGTTTTTACGACCGTTTTCGGAACAGATTAATATTTCCCATATTCGACGCGCGAAAGCACGTTATCGGTTTTGGAGGCAGGGCGCTGGATAGTTCACTCCCAAAATATCTCAATTCCCCGGAAACCATTCTTTTTGACAAGAGCAATGTCTTATATGGAATTGATATCGCAAAAAATGCCATTTTAAAACAGCGTAGAGTTATCCTTATGGAAGGTTATACGGATGTGATTATGGCACATCAACATGGAATAAACTGGTCCGTAGCCGTTCTCGGCACATCTGTGTCAAGACAACATTTGAGGCAGTTGCGGCAGTATTGTGATCAGGTAATATTGCTTTTGGATTCTGACATTGCCGGACAAAAGTCATCTGATAGAAATCTGGATATTTTTATTGAGGAAGAATTTGACGTCAAAATAGCTCAGTTACCTAAAGGATATGATCCCTGCGATTATCTTGTTGCGGAAGGCGCGGAAAAATTTTTGGATGCTGTTGACCATGCAAAAGATTTTTTTCGCTTTAAAATAGAAGTCGCGAGGTCCAAGTGGGATCTTTCAACCGTTAATGGTCAGGCAAATGCCATCAACGATGCGCTTTCTACGGCAATGAAAATGCCTGATATCATTAAGCGGAATGTATTAATTAAGATGATTGCAGAAGAGATGGCAATCGATGAAGGAACAATCAGGTCCTATATGAAAAAACTAAATAGGCGCCCTTCTGCTTTTCTGGAAAAACCACTAGTTGTACAACAAATGGATTCCTCCGCTAAAGTTGAACGGGAAGTTTTATATCTTATGTTGTCGTGCAATGGGCTCATTCCTCTGGTAGAAAATGAAATAGGTCTGAAACAATTCCGGAAGGCCGGTTTTCATAAAATTGCGGAAAAAACTTTCGAATTATATCGGAAAAATAACCGTGTTGTTGGAGAAGAGATGCTTCATCTATTCGACGATATACAGGTAAATAATTTATTAATGGATATTTTAACCACAAAGGAATTTCAGAATATTACAAATTTTCGAGAAAGACTGAACGAATGTATCCGGTTTTTTAAAAGGCGGAACGGTAGGAGTGAGATTCGCCAAACGAAGAGAAAAATGCTGGAAACCGTAAAAACGGCGGATAATAATGAAGAAGATATCATTGCCTTATTAAAGGAATTTCATAAGAAAAATAGGAATATTCACAGATTAAAGGAAAAAATCCAGACGAACGATTGTTTTTAA